The region TAATACAGATCAATTTGACAAATGTTGAAGTTCAATTCACTGATTCTGACAGAATAATGGTTCCCGGTGAATTATCGGTTAGGAGTGCACCATCTGGATTGATCATCGAAGGTGGAAGCCATTTAAAGAAATATATTCTGGAGATTGGAAAAGCGGATCTGAAAGATTTGCAGATACGTGCAACAACCGTTTCACTCACTGGAAGTGCAAATTTGAGAAATCTCAGATTGAATTCAACGAGTATTAATATTTCAGGAACAATTGAAGCTCAAGAAATGTTTGCTGACGGGACAGGTATCAATTTGAATGGGAATTTCTCCGGAAAAGATTTAATTTTAAACGGCACAGGGGTGAGTTTATCTGGTTCGTACGAATTTCAAGATATCCTCATCGACTGTACTGGGATTTCACTGCACATGGATTTATCAAACTGCAATCATCTATCTATTGATACAACAGGGATCAACGGGACAATTAATTATTCAGGCGATACAGATCTCTATGTTCAGATAGATGGTACAGGAGGAAAACTGAAACTGGTGAACAAATCAAATGCAGATGTCTTCATAGATAGTTCCGGTGTTAAAGTGGCGAGAGAGTGATAACTGTGCTTAGAAAAATCGACAAACATAGTGGTATACCAGTATATTTGCAGATTGTTAATCAGATAAAGGCTGAAATATTCCTCGGAAATTTGAAGGCGGGTGATCAGATACCTCCTGTAAGAGAGCTTGAGCAAGTCTTTGATGTGAATGTGAACACCGTTTTGAAAGCACTTGATAAGCTTAAGATGGAAGGATTTCTCGTTTCCGAGCATGGTGTTGGTTATTTTGTATCGAAAGATGTATCTATTAGCTCTGAAATCTTACACGAAGTCAAAAAAGCCGTCAGTATATTGAAAAATAGCGGCATAGATATTTATACATCTTTGCTGATTATAGAGGAGGTGTGGAAAAGTGAGGATTTTTGAAGCTTATGTAAAAAAACAACTTGTTGAAAAAATAGGTGCCATGCTCTTTTTTCTTGTGGTAATGTTGTATCCAAATTTTGTGGCCAGGGCTTTTGGCATCTTTTTTATAATACTTTTTGGACTCACATCTGATTTAAGACAGAAAAGGCTCGATCCACTTATGAGTTTGCCTTTCAGCAGACCACAAATTTTCTGGTTTGAGTACAGTTTCTTATTTTTGATCGTCACAGTAACTTTTTTAATCGGATTACCTTTTAGCACTCTCACCATAACCACTTGGATTGAATTTCTCAGATCAGTTACGTTTATGACAGCTTTCTACAGTGTGGTTTTGATGGCAACTTGTTCTGGATTTGATAATTATGGTGCTGCATTTTTGTTTCTTTTGGCGGATTTGATTTTAGCAGGTATAGGGACTACTGAATTTGGCCCACGGCTTAACCCGTATAAATTTATAAGTCCTACACATCAAGGGAATGTATTTATGGCTTTCGCTTTTTCCATTTTTCTGCTGTTTTCCGCCTATATTATTTTCACAAAAAGAGGTGGTGAAAGATGATTAAAATAAGCAATTTAAGAAAACAATTCTCCGGCAATCAGGTCTTGAGTGATGTTTCGTTTTCTATAGATACTGGAAGTATATTTGCACTGATTGGCCCAAATGGTGCTGGTAAAACAACCACGATCAGATGTATTTTGAGGGCTATAGAACCCGATGAAGGAATTATAGAGCTGTTTGGCGAACCATTTCGCTGGGAAATGAAGAAAAAAATAGCAGTTGTTAATGAGGACAGAGCCGTATTTCGAAATTTCACCGCCAGGGATTATGCCCAGATATGGTCCTGTTTGTATCCATCATGGAATGACAGAATCTTTTCAAATTTCATATCGAAGTACAATTTGAATCTTCTACAAAAAGTTGAATCTTATTCCATAGGTATGAAAACACTGTTTTTCGTTGGGCTTTGCGTTTCAAGCCAGGCAGATATATTGATTCTCGATGAA is a window of Pseudothermotoga elfii DSM 9442 = NBRC 107921 DNA encoding:
- a CDS encoding GntR family transcriptional regulator — translated: MITVLRKIDKHSGIPVYLQIVNQIKAEIFLGNLKAGDQIPPVRELEQVFDVNVNTVLKALDKLKMEGFLVSEHGVGYFVSKDVSISSEILHEVKKAVSILKNSGIDIYTSLLIIEEVWKSEDF
- a CDS encoding ABC transporter ATP-binding protein, with the translated sequence MIKISNLRKQFSGNQVLSDVSFSIDTGSIFALIGPNGAGKTTTIRCILRAIEPDEGIIELFGEPFRWEMKKKIAVVNEDRAVFRNFTARDYAQIWSCLYPSWNDRIFSNFISKYNLNLLQKVESYSIGMKTLFFVGLCVSSQADILILDEPTEHLDPTIRLEIMSILKKYADLGKTILISSHEIYEIEEYATHFGIMKEGRIVYTDSIDTAKEIHRVVEKGESVGDGKIIGVVGSSLLIKTSKDVGRFPKLNDIVIGYLTGRTESTNLFS